In the Pseudoalteromonas ulvae UL12 genome, one interval contains:
- a CDS encoding peptidylprolyl isomerase produces MLFRTLFMVIFFVSSFSSLAAIEGRFVQKDNLFPRVKISTNFGDILLELDRSKAPITANNFLTYVMDNSYKGTIFHRVERNEINDTDFVIQGGGYDTNYDAVGENAPIFNESGNGLKNDMYSVAMAYQDSKPHTGTRQFFFNMDNNDHLNPGKDWGFAVFATVMDGYETLNKIMAVKTDYNEKIGYSFIPVEPVVILDVKVLDPL; encoded by the coding sequence ATGTTGTTCCGTACATTATTCATGGTGATTTTTTTCGTCAGCTCATTTTCGAGTCTAGCAGCGATTGAAGGGCGTTTTGTTCAAAAAGATAACTTGTTTCCACGCGTTAAAATAAGCACTAACTTTGGTGATATTTTACTCGAACTCGATCGCAGTAAAGCGCCAATCACAGCGAATAACTTTTTAACCTATGTGATGGATAATAGCTACAAAGGCACTATTTTTCATCGTGTTGAACGTAACGAAATCAATGATACCGATTTTGTTATTCAAGGCGGTGGCTACGACACCAACTATGATGCTGTCGGTGAAAATGCCCCTATCTTTAACGAAAGTGGCAACGGTTTAAAAAATGATATGTATTCAGTAGCCATGGCTTATCAAGATAGTAAGCCACACACAGGTACACGCCAATTTTTCTTTAATATGGATAACAATGACCACCTCAATCCAGGGAAAGATTGGGGCTTTGCTGTTTTTGCGACAGTAATGGATGGCTATGAAACGCTAAATAAAATCATGGCTGTCAAAACTGATTACAACGAAAAAATTGGCTACTCGTTTATCCCGGTAGAGCCTGTTGTCATTCTCGATGTTAAAGTCCTCGACCCACTATAA
- a CDS encoding efflux RND transporter periplasmic adaptor subunit → MFTPQRIKILLDQKPYLISFVICLAVIIWMMAGPSNAESKIEPSNSEAHKANVKVERLFAESVYKSLSLYGRSEPDKVARVSSYEAGQVERIFVDEGTFVEKGTVVMSLEKGDLSQQLASAQALIKQREFEYQGAVKLQKKGLQDQVQLAQAETLLAQAKATYASLALSDKRTQIIAPFDGVINTRLVQEGDYVGRGDAVFELADLDPLVIRADVTQSEVAGLRLKQPVMATILNQSSYQGEIRYIASVADSRTNTFRIEAAFANPNMAFRAGFSAQLDINAEAVRAIKLSPAFMALDPEGNIGVKSIDADNRVVFNPMNIVKSTTEGVWMTGLGEQANVITLGQGFVRIGDVVNPIFAQAEE, encoded by the coding sequence ATGTTTACCCCGCAACGCATCAAAATACTCTTAGATCAAAAACCTTACCTGATTTCATTCGTGATTTGTTTAGCTGTCATTATTTGGATGATGGCAGGGCCATCTAATGCCGAATCTAAAATAGAACCCAGCAACAGCGAAGCTCATAAAGCAAACGTAAAAGTTGAGCGGTTATTTGCTGAATCAGTTTATAAGTCTTTATCTCTTTATGGCCGCAGTGAGCCAGATAAAGTTGCACGGGTAAGTAGCTACGAAGCCGGACAAGTCGAGCGTATATTTGTTGATGAAGGTACGTTTGTCGAAAAAGGCACGGTCGTGATGTCCTTAGAAAAAGGAGATTTATCTCAACAACTAGCATCAGCACAAGCCCTGATAAAACAACGAGAGTTCGAATACCAAGGGGCTGTCAAACTGCAAAAAAAAGGTCTTCAAGATCAAGTGCAACTTGCTCAAGCTGAAACTTTACTCGCGCAGGCAAAAGCTACGTATGCGAGTTTGGCCTTAAGCGATAAACGAACACAAATCATTGCACCTTTTGATGGGGTGATTAATACACGTTTAGTGCAAGAGGGGGATTATGTTGGCCGCGGAGATGCAGTGTTTGAGTTAGCGGATTTAGATCCTTTGGTTATTCGTGCTGATGTGACCCAATCAGAAGTCGCTGGTTTACGCCTCAAACAGCCTGTAATGGCGACTATTTTGAATCAGAGCTCCTACCAAGGTGAGATCAGATATATAGCCTCAGTTGCGGACTCCCGTACGAACACATTTCGAATTGAAGCTGCGTTTGCCAATCCGAATATGGCATTTCGCGCTGGTTTTTCGGCGCAACTTGATATTAATGCCGAAGCGGTGAGAGCCATTAAATTAAGCCCCGCTTTTATGGCGTTAGATCCAGAGGGAAACATTGGAGTGAAAAGTATTGATGCGGATAATCGCGTCGTGTTCAATCCAATGAATATTGTTAAATCAACGACCGAAGGTGTCTGGATGACAGGGCTTGGCGAACAAGCCAATGTAATTACCCTTGGCCAAGGGTTTGTAAGAATAGGTGATGTGGTTAACCCTATTTTTGCACAAGCTGAGGAGTAG
- a CDS encoding DUF6776 family protein, translated as MTKIKGWSMRYVVAICACLCALIIVINSAYNATSIRQALQQQAARLQEQLIATQLQLTQSKRNERKVRAELSLEQASQQQNKFQINQLTAELISLRKELLVYQTIMAPELVNSGLSLLNWQLSGLGEQRYQFTFLLYQATQVKEINQGRLSLTLFGTLNQQNTQLDLLALSEFEDSPTNFKFHYFQLFEGEFKLPDGFVADQIALEAVKPTLKWQKFEQLTQTIPWQPIN; from the coding sequence ATGACGAAAATCAAGGGTTGGTCAATGCGCTATGTTGTGGCGATATGCGCCTGTTTATGTGCATTAATCATCGTGATAAATAGTGCTTATAACGCGACCTCTATTCGTCAAGCTTTGCAGCAACAGGCTGCGAGACTGCAAGAGCAGCTCATAGCCACGCAATTACAATTAACACAAAGTAAACGTAACGAGAGGAAGGTGCGTGCTGAGCTTTCGCTTGAGCAAGCATCACAACAGCAAAACAAATTCCAAATCAACCAGTTGACGGCTGAACTGATCAGCTTACGAAAAGAGTTATTAGTGTATCAAACAATTATGGCACCTGAATTAGTCAATTCTGGGTTGTCATTACTTAACTGGCAGTTGAGTGGCTTAGGTGAGCAGCGTTATCAATTCACTTTTTTGTTATACCAAGCAACGCAAGTAAAAGAGATTAACCAAGGGCGGTTATCTTTAACTCTTTTTGGAACACTTAATCAACAAAATACTCAGCTTGATTTACTCGCTCTTTCAGAGTTTGAAGATTCGCCAACAAACTTCAAATTTCATTACTTTCAGTTATTTGAGGGAGAATTTAAATTACCTGATGGTTTTGTGGCTGATCAAATAGCGCTTGAAGCGGTGAAGCCGACATTAAAATGGCAAAAATTTGAACAACTCACTCAAACGATTCCATGGCAGCCTATTAATTAA
- a CDS encoding helix-turn-helix domain-containing protein — protein sequence MMGKTVSSEENGRLTKWLKDKRQEKGHTMRSLAQILGTPHSFIGKIENQERRLDVVEFMRYCHALEVDPIEGLALLKGE from the coding sequence ATGATGGGTAAAACTGTCTCGTCTGAAGAAAACGGACGTTTAACAAAATGGTTAAAAGACAAACGTCAAGAAAAAGGCCATACAATGCGTAGCTTAGCTCAAATTCTAGGTACACCGCATTCATTCATTGGGAAAATTGAGAACCAAGAACGTCGCCTAGATGTTGTCGAGTTCATGCGCTACTGTCATGCACTTGAAGTTGATCCAATTGAAGGTTTAGCGCTGCTTAAAGGCGAATAA
- a CDS encoding AmpG family muropeptide MFS transporter codes for MNSALSLKEYFSYFKDKRLINIFIFGMASGFPWVLIGSVMSAWLKDEGLSRSTIGLFGLVFGVYSINFLWSPLIDRIKLPLLYNWLGQRRSWIFVCQLIIIIATLSLGFIDIKQQLATVALLCFIIALASATQDISIDAFRIDSLAEHESYKTTAAAAMATSGWWSGYALLGAIPFYIADMPNWQWSQVYFILAGLMVLMCLSLFWAQEPKTNRDIIQAELERNYQLALQQSQHHMAALQKPLAWLIVTLIEPFKSFFRKNGVKSALALLAFIFLFKIGEAFLARMSIVFYKEIGFSNTQIANYSKLGTGLITIVFAFFGSIFNHKYGIVKGLMISGIAMAASNLMFSYIAIQGPKEHLYAIAIVIDGFTQAWSLVAMVAFISMLCDRAFTATHYALLASLGNLGRTVLSSYSGVVIDDWLNGNWALFFALTALMVLPSLLFLWLIRDKLYQLENNFHANTATTEK; via the coding sequence ATGAATAGTGCATTATCGCTCAAAGAATATTTTTCTTACTTCAAAGATAAACGATTAATAAACATCTTTATTTTTGGCATGGCAAGTGGCTTTCCCTGGGTCTTAATTGGCTCTGTAATGTCCGCATGGCTAAAAGATGAAGGACTTAGCCGCAGTACTATCGGCTTGTTTGGATTGGTGTTTGGTGTCTACAGCATTAATTTTTTATGGTCCCCGCTCATTGACCGAATTAAGCTTCCTCTACTTTATAATTGGCTTGGACAACGTCGCAGTTGGATCTTCGTTTGCCAACTCATCATCATCATAGCGACTTTGAGTCTAGGTTTCATTGATATTAAACAACAACTCGCAACCGTTGCCCTGTTATGTTTTATCATTGCCCTTGCTTCAGCTACACAAGATATCTCAATTGATGCGTTTAGGATTGACTCGTTAGCCGAACATGAAAGCTATAAAACAACCGCAGCTGCGGCCATGGCCACTTCTGGATGGTGGTCTGGTTACGCTCTTTTAGGAGCTATCCCTTTTTACATAGCGGATATGCCAAATTGGCAGTGGTCTCAGGTTTATTTTATTTTAGCCGGATTAATGGTGCTGATGTGTTTAAGCTTATTTTGGGCACAAGAACCGAAAACAAACCGCGATATCATTCAAGCTGAACTAGAACGTAATTACCAATTAGCACTCCAGCAATCACAGCATCACATGGCGGCCTTACAAAAACCACTTGCATGGCTCATAGTGACATTAATTGAACCATTTAAATCCTTTTTCAGAAAAAATGGCGTGAAATCAGCTTTAGCTTTACTCGCGTTTATCTTTTTATTCAAAATCGGAGAAGCATTTTTAGCTCGAATGTCGATTGTCTTTTATAAAGAAATTGGCTTTAGCAATACACAAATCGCTAATTACTCTAAGCTTGGAACAGGCTTAATAACCATAGTATTTGCTTTTTTTGGCAGTATTTTCAATCACAAATACGGGATAGTGAAAGGCTTAATGATCAGTGGCATTGCCATGGCAGCTTCTAACTTAATGTTTTCTTATATTGCGATTCAAGGCCCTAAAGAGCATTTGTATGCTATTGCAATCGTGATCGATGGATTTACTCAAGCTTGGTCTTTAGTGGCAATGGTTGCGTTTATTTCAATGCTCTGCGATCGCGCTTTTACCGCTACACATTACGCATTATTAGCATCGTTAGGTAATTTAGGAAGGACTGTGCTATCAAGTTATTCTGGCGTGGTCATTGACGATTGGTTAAACGGAAATTGGGCGTTATTCTTTGCCTTGACGGCTCTGATGGTGCTGCCATCGTTACTCTTTTTATGGTTAATCAGAGATAAACTCTACCAATTAGAAAATAACTTTCACGCTAATACCGCGACAACTGAAAAATAA
- the erpA gene encoding iron-sulfur cluster insertion protein ErpA: MSDQLPIKFTDAAANKVKQLIEEEENPALKLRVYVTGGGCSGFQYGFTFDEKVNPGDLEIEKSGVTLVIDPMSIQYLVDGEVDYTEGLEGSRFFVNNPNATATCGCGSSFSV, encoded by the coding sequence ATGTCAGATCAATTACCAATTAAATTTACCGATGCTGCCGCCAACAAGGTGAAGCAATTAATTGAAGAAGAAGAAAACCCAGCACTAAAATTACGCGTGTATGTTACCGGTGGTGGCTGCTCAGGTTTTCAATATGGATTTACCTTTGATGAGAAAGTAAACCCAGGTGATTTAGAAATTGAAAAAAGCGGTGTGACATTGGTAATTGATCCTATGAGTATTCAATACTTAGTCGATGGCGAAGTTGATTACACTGAAGGCTTAGAAGGCTCGCGCTTTTTTGTTAACAACCCGAATGCAACAGCAACCTGTGGTTGTGGCTCTTCATTTAGCGTTTAA
- a CDS encoding YajG family lipoprotein, which produces MKKVILSLCLLTLAACQSAPSNIIIQPNYTATGNQLIGKQFDVNVRDVRASNSALKVINKDGPTTVPSNNLSQSLHKTLIDALKRHGASSDTQTNNQLELKIHQLEAIVKQETLKYRSESVIELELVINQGNRRFAKYYNGNQQSEGPLLHDKARIESDLNTLLEQLISRMVTDQELKQFLQG; this is translated from the coding sequence ATGAAAAAAGTAATTCTAAGCCTCTGTTTATTAACTTTAGCAGCGTGTCAAAGTGCACCAAGCAATATAATCATTCAGCCAAACTACACAGCCACGGGTAATCAATTAATAGGCAAGCAGTTTGATGTAAATGTGCGTGATGTTCGAGCCAGTAACAGTGCTTTAAAAGTGATCAACAAAGATGGGCCGACAACTGTTCCAAGTAATAATTTGAGCCAAAGCTTGCACAAAACACTTATTGACGCACTGAAACGCCACGGTGCAAGTAGCGATACACAAACTAACAATCAGCTTGAATTAAAGATCCATCAATTAGAAGCCATAGTGAAACAAGAAACGTTAAAATATCGCAGCGAATCAGTGATCGAGCTCGAATTAGTTATCAATCAAGGTAACCGACGCTTTGCCAAGTATTACAACGGCAATCAACAAAGTGAAGGCCCGCTTCTTCATGATAAAGCGCGAATAGAAAGCGATTTGAATACCTTGTTAGAGCAACTTATCTCACGTATGGTAACCGACCAAGAGTTAAAACAATTTCTACAAGGTTAA
- a CDS encoding efflux RND transporter permease subunit, with protein sequence MGHLIDAALKHTRTGLSIFVLLLIAGWVTYQTIPKEANPDVTIPFIYVSIVHDGISPEDAERLLVRPMEIELRAIEGVKEMTSVASEGHASVTLEFIAGMDPKEALADVRDKVSLAKAKLPSESEEPEVHEVLMEDEQPTITLTLSGKAPERGLLTLARQLKDELQAISSVLEVEIGGDREDMVEIEVDPLAMVSYGLSQNDIFQLLSNNNRLIAAGTLDTGKGRFAVKIPSVFETIQDVMEQPVKVVGDKVVRFMDVAVIRRAYKDPITIARINGEQAVSLEVKKRTGENIIDTVKQVKAVVSETQTRWPDHIKVNYTGDMSVDVEQMLNDLQNNVLSAVLLVVIVIIAILGSRAAFLVGVAIPGSFLTGILVISIFGMTVNIVVLFALIMAVGMLVDGAIVVTEFADRMMGEGMHRRQAYALAAKRMAWPIIASTATTLAAFAPLIFWPGMMGEFMKYLPITLMATLSASLVMALIFVPTLGSLMGKVNALSESQKHELLVAEKGDLTQLHGLVGRYVRLLDSAISRPWLVLIGAIGFAVCVFIGYGQSKLGIEYFPDVEPNGVNIKVRSFGDLSIYEKNTIMEDVESRILTVDGIKTLYSLTGGKDLVGTLRLNLKDWDQRAPADDIIAEAMSLTSDIAGVEIELRKDENGPGGGKDLSIELSSKFPDILEQEARRIRFAIESDGAFTNVDDTGSKPGIEWQLKINRADAARFGADAAMLGANVQMITNGLKLGEYRPDDVDDEIDIRVRFPFDKRDLGRLENLRINTLNGQIPISHFVARQAVQKVDTVRRVDSHRVVSVNADMRPGYLLSMALPRLQAQLEAQGLDPRVKLKVRGENEEQNESEVFLKNAFLVALFVMGIILVTQFNSFYQAFLILSAVVFSTVGVFLGLLILQQPFGIVMSGIGVIALAGIVVNNNIVLIDTYNVLCQQGIAPREAILRTGAQRLRPVLLTTVTTILGLMPMVLQINIDLFNRQVDIGAPSTQWWVQLSTAVAGGLAFATVLTLILTPCLLALRVNAKERT encoded by the coding sequence ATGGGTCACCTCATTGATGCTGCATTGAAACATACTCGCACCGGTCTATCTATTTTTGTATTGCTATTAATTGCAGGCTGGGTGACGTATCAAACGATCCCCAAAGAAGCGAACCCAGATGTCACGATCCCCTTTATTTATGTGTCGATTGTTCATGACGGTATTTCGCCTGAAGATGCGGAGCGTTTGCTTGTCAGGCCGATGGAAATAGAGTTGCGCGCGATTGAAGGTGTAAAAGAAATGACCTCAGTCGCCAGTGAAGGGCATGCATCGGTCACACTTGAATTTATCGCAGGAATGGATCCTAAAGAAGCACTGGCAGATGTGCGTGATAAAGTTTCGTTAGCGAAAGCAAAACTGCCTTCTGAATCAGAAGAACCAGAGGTGCATGAAGTGTTAATGGAAGATGAGCAGCCAACCATTACCCTCACTCTTTCTGGAAAGGCACCAGAGCGAGGATTGCTTACTTTAGCGCGGCAACTAAAAGATGAACTTCAAGCCATTTCAAGTGTATTAGAAGTTGAAATTGGCGGTGATCGTGAGGATATGGTCGAAATTGAAGTGGATCCTTTGGCAATGGTCTCTTATGGCTTGAGCCAAAACGATATTTTTCAGTTGCTGAGCAATAATAATCGACTCATTGCTGCGGGGACATTGGATACAGGTAAAGGGCGCTTCGCCGTTAAAATTCCTTCAGTATTTGAAACCATTCAAGATGTAATGGAGCAACCGGTTAAAGTTGTCGGCGATAAAGTCGTACGCTTTATGGATGTAGCCGTTATTCGCCGAGCTTACAAAGATCCTATTACCATTGCACGAATTAATGGCGAACAGGCGGTCTCACTCGAGGTTAAAAAGCGTACCGGTGAAAACATTATTGATACTGTGAAGCAAGTTAAAGCGGTTGTAAGTGAAACACAAACTCGCTGGCCTGATCATATTAAAGTTAATTACACCGGTGATATGTCTGTTGACGTCGAACAAATGCTCAATGATTTGCAAAACAATGTGTTATCGGCTGTATTACTTGTGGTGATTGTCATTATTGCAATCTTGGGCTCGCGGGCAGCATTTTTGGTTGGGGTCGCGATCCCTGGCTCATTCTTAACGGGCATTTTAGTGATTTCAATTTTTGGTATGACGGTTAATATCGTCGTGCTTTTTGCGCTAATTATGGCTGTTGGTATGTTGGTCGATGGGGCCATTGTCGTGACTGAATTCGCTGATCGTATGATGGGGGAGGGAATGCATCGTAGGCAAGCTTATGCCTTAGCCGCTAAGCGGATGGCTTGGCCGATTATTGCTTCTACAGCCACGACCCTTGCGGCTTTCGCTCCTTTAATTTTTTGGCCGGGAATGATGGGGGAGTTTATGAAGTATCTCCCAATTACTCTAATGGCAACGCTCAGTGCGTCACTGGTGATGGCGCTTATTTTTGTGCCGACTCTGGGCAGTTTAATGGGAAAAGTCAACGCGCTATCCGAGTCACAAAAACACGAACTGCTTGTTGCTGAAAAAGGCGATTTAACGCAGCTTCATGGTTTAGTTGGTCGGTATGTCAGGCTGCTTGACTCAGCAATCAGCCGACCATGGTTGGTCTTGATTGGGGCTATCGGATTTGCTGTGTGTGTGTTTATTGGTTATGGGCAATCTAAGCTTGGCATTGAGTACTTTCCTGATGTTGAGCCTAATGGCGTAAACATTAAAGTCCGCTCGTTTGGTGATTTATCTATTTATGAAAAAAATACCATTATGGAAGATGTGGAGTCTCGAATTTTAACTGTGGATGGAATCAAAACTCTCTACTCGTTAACTGGCGGGAAAGACTTAGTGGGCACGTTGCGCTTGAATTTAAAAGATTGGGATCAACGGGCTCCTGCGGATGATATTATCGCTGAGGCGATGTCCTTGACCAGCGATATAGCAGGTGTCGAAATTGAACTGCGCAAAGATGAGAATGGCCCAGGTGGCGGCAAAGATTTATCTATCGAGCTGAGTTCAAAATTTCCTGATATTTTGGAGCAAGAAGCTCGACGGATCCGCTTCGCAATTGAGTCTGATGGCGCGTTTACAAATGTTGATGACACAGGATCGAAACCTGGAATCGAATGGCAATTAAAAATCAATCGTGCTGATGCAGCGCGTTTTGGAGCCGATGCTGCAATGCTTGGTGCGAACGTGCAAATGATTACTAACGGACTGAAGTTAGGTGAATACCGCCCGGACGACGTGGATGATGAAATTGATATTCGCGTTCGTTTTCCATTTGATAAAAGAGATCTTGGCCGCTTAGAAAATTTACGCATAAACACTCTCAACGGCCAAATTCCCATTTCACACTTTGTTGCACGTCAAGCGGTACAAAAGGTTGATACGGTTCGCCGAGTCGATAGTCACCGAGTTGTTTCAGTGAATGCGGATATGCGACCTGGATACTTATTAAGTATGGCATTACCACGTTTACAAGCTCAACTTGAAGCGCAAGGGTTAGATCCTCGGGTTAAACTAAAAGTCAGGGGTGAGAACGAAGAGCAAAACGAGTCAGAAGTGTTCTTGAAAAATGCATTTTTGGTGGCGTTATTTGTGATGGGTATTATTTTGGTCACGCAATTTAATAGCTTTTATCAAGCATTTTTAATTTTAAGCGCTGTGGTATTTTCTACTGTCGGTGTGTTTCTTGGACTGCTAATTTTACAGCAACCTTTTGGTATTGTTATGTCGGGGATTGGCGTCATTGCACTTGCAGGGATTGTTGTAAACAATAATATCGTCTTGATTGATACTTATAATGTCTTATGTCAACAAGGGATTGCCCCGCGGGAGGCGATTTTAAGAACAGGTGCGCAGCGACTCAGACCCGTATTATTGACAACTGTGACTACGATTTTGGGCCTGATGCCGATGGTGCTGCAAATTAATATTGATTTATTTAATCGTCAGGTTGATATTGGTGCGCCTTCGACGCAATGGTGGGTGCAATTATCGACAGCTGTGGCTGGTGGGTTGGCCTTTGCAACTGTGCTGACGCTGATTTTAACGCCCTGTTTATTAGCATTACGCGTAAACGCAAAAGAGAGAACATAA
- a CDS encoding methyltransferase, producing MMTQATLGTKNFILERFPLDQKNRSLQAWDSADEYLIDYINEHHANCQDILLLNDSFGALACYFAKQGKRCNAITDSYIAQQATVHNLIQNNLNADAVTFFDSLATPSQHYDLVLIKLPKNLGYLSHQLATLSQFLPANTPVIAGGKTKDVHNSTSANFEKFIGPTHTSLAVKKSRLVISTFTKTPSQSPYPISWPIEKTDLTIFNHANVFSRDSLDIGARFFANYLPQGKKALQIVDLGCGNGVIGLQTLKQAPEAQLTFVDESFMAIASAQLNIEHNEPEKMANCQFIQGDCLTDLDDESQDMVLCNPPFHQLQAVTDHIARQMFKDSYRVLRPGAELRIVGNRHLDYHEQLKYLFGNCKLLGSNKKFVVLSAKKR from the coding sequence ATAATGACACAAGCAACCTTAGGCACAAAAAATTTTATTCTCGAGCGTTTTCCATTAGATCAAAAAAATAGAAGCCTTCAAGCATGGGATTCTGCTGACGAGTATTTAATCGATTATATCAATGAACATCACGCAAACTGTCAAGATATTTTATTGCTAAACGATAGCTTTGGTGCGCTTGCTTGCTATTTTGCCAAACAAGGAAAACGATGCAATGCCATCACTGATTCCTATATTGCCCAACAAGCCACTGTTCACAATTTAATTCAAAACAATTTAAATGCCGATGCGGTGACTTTTTTCGATAGCTTAGCAACCCCTAGCCAGCATTACGATCTTGTGCTTATTAAGCTGCCAAAAAACCTTGGTTATTTGAGCCATCAGCTCGCGACACTTAGTCAATTTCTTCCAGCTAATACTCCTGTAATTGCTGGCGGAAAAACAAAAGATGTCCATAACTCAACTTCAGCCAACTTTGAGAAATTTATCGGCCCGACTCATACGAGTCTCGCAGTCAAAAAGTCTCGCTTAGTTATCAGTACCTTTACCAAAACGCCATCACAAAGCCCCTACCCAATCTCATGGCCAATTGAAAAAACAGATTTGACGATTTTTAATCATGCCAATGTATTCTCAAGAGACTCGCTCGACATCGGCGCACGCTTTTTTGCTAACTATCTACCTCAAGGTAAAAAAGCGCTTCAAATCGTCGATTTAGGCTGCGGTAATGGCGTTATTGGTTTGCAAACCCTAAAGCAAGCACCAGAAGCCCAACTTACGTTTGTCGACGAGTCCTTTATGGCAATCGCGTCGGCGCAGCTCAATATTGAACATAACGAGCCCGAAAAAATGGCCAACTGTCAGTTTATTCAAGGGGACTGCCTTACAGACCTTGATGATGAAAGCCAAGACATGGTGCTGTGTAATCCGCCATTTCATCAATTACAAGCCGTTACTGACCATATCGCTCGACAAATGTTTAAAGATAGTTATCGCGTTTTGCGCCCAGGCGCAGAACTGCGAATTGTCGGAAATCGTCACCTTGATTATCATGAACAACTTAAATACCTATTTGGAAACTGTAAGCTACTTGGTTCAAATAAAAAGTTCGTGGTATTGAGTGCAAAAAAACGATAA